One genomic segment of Thalassospiraceae bacterium LMO-SO8 includes these proteins:
- the ccoO gene encoding cytochrome-c oxidase, cbb3-type subunit II, giving the protein MFDHSKLEKNSILMLIGILIVVSIGGLVEIAPLFYLESTIEKVKGMRPYTPLELAGRNIYIREGCYNCHSQMVRPFRDEVERYGHYSLAAESMYDHPFQWGSKRTGPDLARVGGKYSDEWHKTHLIDPRSLVPESVMPGYPFLATTQLKYKDIQDHLTANKMVGVPYDAAMIEAAKADLEAQVNPDSDGVEAMQKRYPGAQARNFDAQPGVPTEMDALIAYLQVLGTMVDFKAYKAEDNYR; this is encoded by the coding sequence ATGTTCGATCATTCGAAGCTCGAAAAGAACTCGATCCTGATGCTGATCGGGATCCTGATCGTCGTGTCCATCGGCGGCCTGGTGGAAATCGCCCCCCTGTTCTACCTGGAAAGCACCATCGAGAAGGTCAAGGGCATGCGCCCCTACACCCCGCTTGAGCTGGCCGGCCGCAACATCTACATCCGCGAAGGCTGCTACAACTGCCACAGCCAGATGGTCCGTCCGTTCCGCGACGAGGTGGAACGCTACGGCCATTATTCCCTGGCCGCGGAAAGCATGTACGACCATCCGTTCCAGTGGGGCTCCAAGCGCACGGGCCCGGACCTGGCGCGGGTCGGCGGCAAGTATTCCGACGAATGGCACAAGACGCATCTGATCGACCCGCGCTCCCTGGTCCCGGAATCGGTCATGCCGGGCTATCCGTTCCTGGCCACGACGCAGCTCAAGTACAAGGACATCCAGGACCACCTGACCGCCAACAAGATGGTCGGCGTGCCCTATGACGCGGCCATGATCGAAGCCGCCAAGGCGGACCTGGAAGCCCAGGTCAATCCCGACAGTGACGGCGTCGAGGCGATGCAGAAGCGCTATCCCGGCGCCCAGGCCCGCAACTTCGACGCCCAGCCGGGCGTGCCGACGGAAATGGACGCCCTGATCGCCTATCTCCAGGTGCTCGGCACCATGGTCGACTTCAAGGCCTACAAGGCCGAAGACAACTACCGCTAG
- the ccoP gene encoding cytochrome-c oxidase, cbb3-type subunit III: MSDHRHVDEFTGIETTGHEWNGIRELDNPLPRWWQWVFWACVVWSIGYWVVYPAWPLVSSHTKGMIGYSSRAEVAQEIKTATAGMAGQLERIRKAPLEQIRTDAGLREFALAGGRSAFAVNCSQCHGSGAQGFKGFPNLNDDEWIWGGTIDAIFRTITHGIRNTEDEQAHQSEMPAFGRDGILTKAQVSDVAEFVLSLSGQAADSAAAARGKPLFTDNCAACHGDNGQGSAEFGAPALNNDIWLYGGDKATIVETITNSRRGVMPAWGRHLDEATVKQLAIYVHSLGGGK; this comes from the coding sequence ATGTCTGATCACCGTCATGTTGATGAATTCACCGGCATCGAGACGACCGGCCACGAATGGAACGGCATCCGCGAACTGGACAACCCCCTGCCGCGCTGGTGGCAATGGGTGTTCTGGGCCTGCGTGGTATGGTCGATCGGTTACTGGGTCGTCTATCCCGCCTGGCCGCTGGTCTCCTCGCACACCAAGGGCATGATCGGCTATTCCTCGCGGGCCGAAGTCGCCCAGGAGATCAAGACGGCGACGGCGGGCATGGCGGGGCAGCTGGAGCGCATCCGCAAGGCGCCGCTCGAACAGATCCGCACCGACGCGGGCCTGCGTGAATTCGCGCTGGCCGGCGGTCGGTCGGCCTTCGCCGTCAACTGTTCGCAGTGCCATGGTTCGGGCGCCCAGGGCTTCAAGGGCTTCCCCAACCTGAACGACGACGAATGGATCTGGGGCGGCACCATCGACGCCATCTTCCGGACCATCACCCACGGCATCCGCAACACCGAGGACGAACAGGCCCATCAGTCGGAGATGCCCGCCTTCGGACGCGACGGCATCCTGACCAAGGCGCAGGTCTCCGACGTGGCCGAGTTCGTGCTGTCCCTGTCCGGGCAGGCGGCGGACAGCGCCGCGGCCGCCCGCGGCAAGCCCCTGTTCACGGACAACTGCGCCGCCTGTCACGGTGACAACGGCCAGGGCAGCGCCGAGTTCGGCGCCCCCGCGTTGAACAACGACATCTGGCTCTATGGCGGCGACAAGGCGACCATTGTCGAGACGATCACCAACAGCCGCCGCGGCGTCATGCCGGCCTGGGGGCGTCACCTGGACGAAGCCACGGTCAAGCAACTGGCCATCTATGTCCACTCGCTAGGGGGCGGCAAGTAG
- the ccoG gene encoding cytochrome c oxidase accessory protein CcoG has translation MGSLLDAAIDAPEIREYDVEAVNRKETRPPLYVPRKKIHPRRTHGFFRTFKWWVMAVTLGIYYVTPWLRWDRGPGAPDQAVLVDIPGRRFYFFFIEIWPQEFYYIAGLLIMAGLGLFLITSVVGRAWCGYTCPQTVWTDLFIWVERMVEGDRSARIRLDKEPMSASKLSKRITKYVIWLIIAMGTGGAWVFYFADAPTLLTDLVTGQAATVAYATVGVLTFTTFTLGGFMREQVCTYMCPWPRIQAAMMDEESLTVTYRTDRGEPRRPFEKNADWDTRGDCIDCKACVVVCPMGIDIRDGQQLECITCALCIDACDDVMGKIGRPRGLIDYDSIANDERRREGKETKLRLFRPRTLFYFALWALIGLGMVYVLLTRSDLDINVIHDRNPLYTTLSDGSIRNGYTFKILNKAREQRTLTLHASGLHGAKLKVVGSEDMGDSPDPYFTVKPDRLQSFRLLVTVPPGTLKSDAADLRFVLKEINTGQTASYNSLFRGPQ, from the coding sequence ATGGGAAGTCTGTTGGACGCGGCCATCGACGCCCCGGAAATCCGGGAATACGACGTCGAAGCCGTCAACCGCAAGGAAACGCGGCCGCCGCTTTACGTGCCGCGCAAGAAGATTCACCCGCGCCGCACCCACGGCTTTTTCCGCACCTTCAAATGGTGGGTCATGGCCGTCACCCTGGGCATCTATTACGTGACGCCCTGGCTGCGCTGGGACCGCGGGCCGGGGGCGCCCGATCAGGCCGTGCTGGTCGATATTCCGGGCCGGCGCTTCTATTTCTTCTTCATCGAGATCTGGCCCCAGGAATTCTATTACATCGCGGGCCTACTGATCATGGCGGGCCTCGGCCTGTTCCTGATCACCTCCGTGGTCGGCCGGGCGTGGTGCGGCTATACCTGCCCGCAAACCGTATGGACGGACCTGTTCATCTGGGTTGAACGCATGGTCGAAGGCGACCGGTCGGCGCGCATCCGCCTGGACAAGGAGCCGATGTCGGCGTCCAAACTGTCCAAGCGGATCACCAAATACGTGATCTGGCTGATCATCGCCATGGGCACCGGAGGTGCGTGGGTGTTCTATTTCGCCGACGCGCCGACGCTGCTGACCGATCTGGTCACCGGCCAGGCCGCCACGGTCGCCTATGCCACCGTCGGCGTACTGACCTTCACCACCTTCACCCTGGGCGGCTTCATGCGCGAACAGGTCTGCACCTACATGTGCCCCTGGCCGCGCATCCAGGCGGCGATGATGGACGAGGAAAGCCTGACCGTCACCTACCGCACGGACCGGGGCGAACCGCGCCGCCCGTTCGAAAAGAACGCCGACTGGGACACCCGCGGCGACTGCATCGACTGCAAGGCCTGCGTCGTGGTCTGCCCCATGGGCATCGACATCCGTGACGGCCAGCAGCTGGAATGCATCACCTGCGCGCTGTGCATCGACGCCTGCGACGACGTCATGGGCAAGATCGGCCGCCCGCGCGGGCTGATCGACTATGATTCCATCGCCAATGACGAACGCCGCCGCGAGGGCAAGGAAACCAAGCTGCGCCTGTTCCGCCCGCGCACCTTGTTCTATTTCGCGCTCTGGGCATTGATCGGGCTCGGCATGGTCTATGTGCTGCTGACCCGCTCCGACCTCGACATCAACGTGATCCATGACCGCAACCCGCTGTACACGACGCTCAGCGACGGCAGCATCCGCAACGGCTACACCTTCAAGATTCTCAACAAGGCGCGCGAGCAGCGCACGTTGACCCTGCATGCCTCGGGCCTGCACGGGGCGAAGCTGAAGGTCGTGGGCTCCGAGGACATGGGCGACAGCCCCGATCCCTACTTCACCGTGAAGCCCGACCGCCTGCAATCGTTCCGCCTGCTGGTCACCGTGCCGCCGGGCACCCTGAAGAGCGACGCCGCCGACCTGCGGTTCGTGCTGAAGGAAATCAACACGGGCCAGACCGCGTCCTACAACAGCCTGTTCCGGGGGCCGCAGTGA
- a CDS encoding phasin family protein: protein MATKKTTSTDPFAPVRETILEAVNTAKTQQEKIASAAQAETDKARAAATEGFEQAVTAYRENFEAAVAATKAAAGNLSKIEELTRSQATELAEDRVAVIFKAMSITDPSELMKLQADLIAAEQKKAQAMAKETVALYQGVAKDLFAPIQAQMTKAFEAASKFKPV from the coding sequence ATGGCTACCAAGAAAACGACTTCCACCGACCCCTTCGCCCCCGTTCGGGAAACCATCCTGGAAGCGGTGAACACCGCCAAGACGCAGCAGGAAAAGATCGCTTCCGCCGCCCAGGCCGAAACCGACAAGGCCCGCGCCGCGGCCACCGAAGGGTTCGAGCAGGCCGTCACGGCCTATCGCGAGAATTTCGAAGCCGCCGTCGCCGCCACCAAGGCCGCGGCCGGCAACCTGAGCAAGATCGAAGAGCTGACCCGTTCCCAGGCGACCGAGCTCGCCGAAGACCGCGTCGCCGTGATCTTCAAGGCGATGTCGATCACCGACCCGTCCGAGCTGATGAAGCTGCAGGCCGACCTGATCGCCGCCGAGCAGAAGAAGGCCCAGGCCATGGCCAAGGAAACGGTCGCGCTTTACCAGGGCGTCGCCAAGGACCTGTTCGCGCCGATCCAGGCGCAGATGACCAAGGCCTTCGAAGCGGCTTCCAAGTTCAAGCCCGTCTAA
- the ccoN gene encoding cytochrome-c oxidase, cbb3-type subunit I, whose translation MGGPAKAVPGGINYNDGVIRAGVVASTFWGVVGFSVGLVIALQLAFPVLNFDLPWTNFGRLRPLHTSAVIFAFGGNVLMMTSFHVVQRTCQARLAGGWAPWFVFWGYQLFLLMAASGYVLGVTQSKEYAEPEWYVDLWLTIVWVAYLLVFMGTLWRRKEPHIYVANWFYLAFIVTIAMLHIINNLAVPISLTSTKSYALFSGVQDALTQWWYGHNAVGFFLTAGFLGIMYYYVPKQAERPVYSYRLSIVHFWSLIFLYIWAGPHHLHYTALPDWAQTLGMTFSIMLWMPSWGGMINGLMTLSGAWDKLRTDPVLRLLAISIAFYGMSTFEGPLMSIKAVNGLSHYTDWTIGHVHSGALGWVGMVSFGAIYYLAPRMFAAEKLYSLRLVSVHFWLATVGIVLYASAMWVSGIMQGLMWRAYDSLGFLEYSFAETVEAMHPFYFIRALGGLLYVVGGLVMAWNVYQTAQGRIRDERPYETTPSAPLTAPAE comes from the coding sequence ATGGGCGGCCCGGCCAAGGCCGTCCCCGGCGGGATCAACTACAACGACGGCGTCATCCGCGCCGGCGTCGTCGCCTCGACCTTCTGGGGCGTCGTCGGGTTCTCGGTCGGCCTCGTGATCGCGTTGCAACTCGCCTTTCCGGTGCTCAACTTCGACCTGCCCTGGACCAATTTCGGCCGTCTGCGCCCGCTGCATACCTCGGCGGTGATCTTCGCCTTCGGCGGCAACGTCCTGATGATGACCTCGTTCCATGTGGTGCAACGCACCTGCCAGGCCCGCCTGGCCGGCGGCTGGGCGCCGTGGTTCGTGTTCTGGGGATATCAGCTGTTCCTGCTGATGGCCGCCTCGGGCTATGTCCTGGGCGTCACCCAGTCCAAGGAATACGCCGAACCGGAATGGTACGTCGATCTGTGGCTGACCATCGTCTGGGTGGCCTACCTGCTGGTCTTCATGGGCACCCTGTGGCGCCGCAAGGAGCCGCATATCTACGTCGCCAACTGGTTCTATCTGGCGTTCATCGTGACCATCGCCATGCTGCACATCATCAACAACCTGGCGGTGCCGATCAGCCTGACGTCGACCAAAAGCTACGCGCTGTTCTCCGGCGTGCAGGACGCCCTGACCCAGTGGTGGTACGGCCACAACGCGGTCGGCTTCTTCCTGACCGCCGGCTTCCTCGGCATCATGTACTACTATGTGCCGAAGCAGGCCGAACGGCCGGTCTATTCCTACCGCCTGTCGATCGTCCACTTCTGGTCGCTGATCTTCCTCTATATCTGGGCCGGTCCGCACCACCTGCATTACACGGCCCTGCCCGACTGGGCGCAGACCCTGGGCATGACGTTCTCGATCATGCTGTGGATGCCGTCCTGGGGCGGCATGATCAACGGCCTGATGACCCTGTCCGGCGCCTGGGACAAGCTGCGCACGGACCCGGTCCTGCGTCTGCTGGCGATCTCCATCGCGTTCTACGGCATGTCGACCTTCGAAGGGCCGCTGATGTCGATCAAGGCGGTGAACGGCCTCAGCCACTACACGGACTGGACCATCGGCCACGTTCATTCGGGGGCCTTGGGCTGGGTCGGCATGGTCAGCTTCGGCGCCATCTACTATCTGGCGCCGCGCATGTTCGCGGCGGAAAAGCTCTATTCCCTGCGTCTGGTGTCCGTCCACTTCTGGCTGGCGACCGTGGGCATCGTGCTCTACGCCTCCGCCATGTGGGTTTCCGGGATCATGCAGGGGCTGATGTGGCGGGCCTACGACTCGCTCGGCTTCCTCGAATACTCCTTCGCGGAAACGGTCGAGGCCATGCATCCCTTCTACTTCATCCGGGCCCTGGGCGGGTTGCTCTACGTGGTCGGCGGACTGGTCATGGCGTGGAACGTCTACCAGACCGCGCAGGGACGCATCCGCGACGAACGCCCCTATGAAACGACACCGTCCGCCCCCCTGACGGCACCCGCCGAATAA
- a CDS encoding MBL fold metallo-hydrolase, producing the protein MSVTVTFVGSGDAFGAGGRFQTCYMVDAPGFRYVIDFGATSMTALNQLGIDHTTIDAVVLTHIHGDHCGGLPFFLMDSMLGAKRTKPLVIAGPRDTQVRIAGICEALMPGMHAMSPKFQLSYVEMPVMQESQIGPLTVTPYPAAHTGETNPTSLRTEIAGKVVSYTGDSAWTKHMPALARDADLFICECYFYGKPIKFHMNYPDIVEHRDDLTPKRMILTHFSREMMPHKDEVPEETAYDGLVVNL; encoded by the coding sequence ATGAGCGTGACAGTCACTTTTGTCGGGTCGGGCGATGCCTTCGGCGCCGGCGGCAGGTTCCAGACCTGTTACATGGTCGATGCGCCGGGCTTTCGCTACGTCATCGATTTCGGCGCCACCAGCATGACCGCCTTGAACCAACTGGGCATCGACCACACCACCATCGATGCCGTGGTGCTGACCCATATCCACGGCGACCATTGCGGCGGCCTGCCCTTTTTCCTGATGGATTCCATGTTGGGCGCCAAGCGGACGAAACCCCTGGTGATCGCCGGGCCGCGCGACACCCAGGTCCGCATCGCGGGAATCTGCGAGGCTTTGATGCCGGGCATGCACGCCATGTCACCAAAGTTTCAACTTAGTTATGTAGAAATGCCGGTCATGCAGGAATCACAGATCGGCCCGTTGACGGTCACCCCCTATCCGGCGGCGCATACGGGGGAGACCAATCCCACCAGCCTGCGCACGGAGATCGCCGGGAAAGTCGTGTCTTATACGGGCGACAGCGCCTGGACCAAGCACATGCCGGCGCTGGCCCGGGATGCCGACCTGTTCATCTGCGAATGCTATTTTTACGGCAAGCCCATCAAGTTCCACATGAACTACCCCGATATTGTCGAGCATCGGGACGATCTGACGCCCAAACGCATGATCCTGACCCATTTCAGCCGCGAGATGATGCCGCACAAGGACGAGGTGCCCGAGGAAACGGCTTATGACGGGCTGGTCGTGAACCTTTAG
- a CDS encoding CaiB/BaiF CoA-transferase family protein, with the protein MTTRSALQGITVLDMSRVLAGPSSTQLLGDLGAEVIKVERRGVGDETRTWGPPYMKDAHGNDSSESAYYLSANRNKRSVTVDIAKPEGVALVRRMLAKSDVLIENLKVGGMAKYGLGYDDLKADFPGLVYCSITGYGQTGPYAPRPGYDMMAQGLGGLISMTGEPGRLPVKVPIAVNDVMTGMYAAVAILAALRHRDATGEGQHIDLGLLDVQVGWLYNQGMNYLIGGTIPERLGTAHPNTVPYQAFETQDGFVIMGANNDDQFRRFCDMAGEPELATDPRFATNPDRLKNRDVLIAKVQEIMHRRTSAEWIEDLSEASLPVCPINDLNQVFADPHVQARGMKISMPHGAAGGRPVDMIGNPIKMSGTPVSYRRPPPALGEHTDEVLNDVFGLSHDEISRLRADEII; encoded by the coding sequence ATGACAACACGCAGCGCCTTGCAGGGAATCACCGTGCTCGACATGAGCCGCGTCCTTGCCGGCCCTTCATCGACCCAACTGCTCGGCGATCTCGGCGCCGAGGTCATCAAGGTGGAACGCCGCGGCGTCGGTGATGAAACCCGCACCTGGGGGCCGCCCTATATGAAGGATGCCCACGGCAACGACAGCAGCGAAAGCGCCTACTACCTGTCGGCCAACCGCAACAAGCGGTCCGTCACGGTCGACATCGCCAAGCCGGAGGGCGTCGCCCTGGTCCGCCGCATGCTGGCCAAGTCGGACGTGCTGATCGAAAACCTGAAGGTCGGCGGCATGGCGAAATACGGCCTGGGGTACGATGATCTGAAGGCCGATTTCCCCGGTCTCGTCTATTGCTCGATCACCGGCTATGGCCAGACCGGCCCCTACGCACCGCGCCCCGGATACGACATGATGGCGCAGGGATTGGGGGGGCTGATCAGCATGACCGGCGAACCCGGCAGGCTTCCGGTCAAGGTGCCGATCGCCGTCAACGACGTGATGACCGGTATGTACGCGGCGGTCGCCATCCTGGCGGCGCTGCGTCATCGGGACGCCACCGGCGAGGGCCAGCACATCGACCTGGGCCTGCTCGATGTTCAGGTCGGCTGGCTCTACAACCAGGGCATGAACTATTTGATCGGCGGCACGATCCCGGAACGCCTGGGCACCGCCCATCCCAACACGGTGCCTTATCAGGCGTTCGAGACGCAGGACGGTTTCGTCATCATGGGCGCCAACAACGACGATCAGTTCCGGCGCTTTTGCGACATGGCCGGCGAACCGGAACTGGCCACTGACCCGCGCTTCGCAACCAACCCGGACCGGCTCAAGAACCGCGACGTCCTTATCGCCAAGGTGCAGGAAATCATGCATCGGCGGACCAGCGCTGAATGGATCGAGGACCTGAGCGAGGCGAGTCTGCCCGTCTGTCCGATCAACGATCTGAATCAGGTGTTCGCCGATCCCCACGTGCAGGCCCGTGGCATGAAGATATCCATGCCCCATGGCGCCGCCGGCGGCCGGCCGGTGGACATGATCGGCAATCCCATCAAGATGTCGGGAACGCCCGTATCCTACCGCCGCCCGCCGCCGGCCCTGGGCGAGCACACCGACGAAGTCCTGAACGACGTGTTCGGCCTGTCGCATGACGAGATTTCCCGTCTGCGCGCCGACGAAATCATCTAG
- a CDS encoding NAD(P)-dependent oxidoreductase, with the protein MSMKAVLWRPMYDPGGHDLLRAAGIEPVVVDSPDAEQVKAALGNANALWVRTPERVTAEIMDAAPGLTVISTSGFGTDNIDIPAATARGILVVNHLGFGRTPVAEHTVMLLLACLKQLTWGDRAARDGTAWSQRQGLQVYELEGRTVGIVGLGYIGSELAKKLRLAFNCRVLAYDPYVNARLALVTGVEMCTDLHAMLAQCDALAMAAELTDETRNMIGAAELAALPEGAVVVNAARGQLIDLNALDAALAAGHIRAAGLDVVFPEPLPADHALLKNPKVIFTPHTAGVTQEASKALAISAAQQITTALQGEMPPFPLNPEVWDSPQSRRPR; encoded by the coding sequence ATGTCCATGAAAGCCGTTCTTTGGCGCCCGATGTACGACCCGGGCGGCCACGACCTTCTGCGCGCCGCCGGGATCGAGCCCGTCGTCGTCGACAGCCCCGACGCCGAGCAGGTCAAGGCAGCCCTCGGCAACGCCAACGCCCTTTGGGTGCGCACGCCCGAACGGGTGACCGCCGAGATCATGGACGCCGCCCCGGGCCTGACCGTGATCTCGACCTCCGGCTTCGGCACCGACAACATCGACATTCCCGCCGCCACGGCGCGCGGCATCCTGGTGGTCAACCACCTGGGCTTCGGGCGCACGCCCGTGGCCGAACATACGGTGATGCTGCTGCTGGCCTGCCTGAAACAACTGACCTGGGGCGACCGCGCGGCCCGCGACGGCACCGCCTGGTCGCAGCGCCAGGGCCTCCAGGTGTATGAACTCGAGGGCCGCACGGTCGGCATCGTCGGGCTCGGCTATATCGGCTCGGAACTGGCGAAGAAGCTGCGCCTCGCCTTCAATTGCCGGGTCCTGGCCTATGACCCCTACGTCAACGCGCGCCTGGCCCTGGTGACGGGGGTGGAAATGTGTACAGACCTCCACGCCATGCTGGCCCAGTGCGACGCGCTGGCCATGGCGGCGGAACTGACCGACGAAACCCGCAACATGATCGGCGCGGCCGAATTGGCGGCGCTTCCCGAAGGCGCCGTGGTCGTCAACGCGGCGCGGGGACAATTGATCGATCTGAACGCGCTCGACGCGGCGCTCGCCGCCGGCCACATCCGGGCGGCCGGGCTCGACGTCGTGTTCCCGGAACCGCTGCCGGCCGACCATGCACTGCTCAAGAACCCCAAGGTCATCTTCACGCCGCATACGGCGGGGGTGACTCAGGAGGCGTCGAAGGCGCTCGCCATCTCGGCGGCCCAGCAGATCACCACGGCCTTACAAGGTGAGATGCCGCCGTTTCCCTTAAACCCTGAGGTCTGGGACAGCCCGCAGTCGCGCCGCCCGCGTTAG
- a CDS encoding FixH family protein yields the protein MSRALPSAPRPITGKMVLIWIVAFFAVIIAVNLTFVYFALDSWPGLTTQKAYEEGIAYNKTLESAARQDAMGWRSHVVLGPSTPKGTRMLTLTMTGPDGVLAGLAAQARLTRPLGEGLTVEVRLAEDRPGLYAALLRLPALGRWQVEVTARAPDGRSFRMVHEIQAGDAK from the coding sequence ATGAGCCGCGCCCTGCCGTCCGCCCCCCGGCCGATCACCGGCAAGATGGTGCTGATCTGGATCGTCGCCTTCTTCGCCGTAATCATCGCGGTCAACCTGACCTTCGTCTATTTCGCGCTCGACAGCTGGCCGGGCCTGACCACCCAGAAGGCCTATGAAGAAGGCATCGCCTACAACAAGACCCTGGAAAGCGCCGCCCGCCAGGATGCCATGGGCTGGCGATCCCACGTTGTCCTGGGCCCGTCGACGCCCAAGGGAACCCGCATGCTGACCCTGACCATGACCGGCCCCGACGGCGTCCTTGCCGGTCTGGCCGCCCAAGCCCGCCTCACCCGTCCGCTGGGCGAGGGTCTGACCGTGGAGGTCAGGCTGGCCGAGGACCGCCCGGGCCTCTACGCCGCCCTGTTGCGGCTTCCGGCCCTGGGCCGTTGGCAGGTCGAGGTCACCGCCCGGGCCCCCGACGGCCGCAGTTTCCGCATGGTCCACGAGATCCAGGCCGGGGACGCGAAATGA
- a CDS encoding cbb3-type cytochrome c oxidase subunit 3 — translation MQTTGTTFEQVAMFAQTWGLVYLAVLFAGVLIYALRPSAKKKFQDAAQIPFKED, via the coding sequence ATGCAAACCACCGGCACGACCTTCGAACAGGTCGCCATGTTCGCCCAGACCTGGGGCCTCGTGTACCTCGCGGTCCTGTTCGCCGGGGTCCTGATCTATGCCCTGCGGCCCAGCGCCAAGAAGAAATTCCAGGACGCCGCCCAGATTCCGTTCAAGGAGGACTGA
- a CDS encoding ArsJ-associated glyceraldehyde-3-phosphate dehydrogenase, which produces MTVRVAINGFGRMGRLALRAAWGFDPARPASLQGPGGAWGKGDIDIVHINEPGGTAEMAAHLMAFDSVHGRWPVAARADGADAVVLGNRRIGYSSASKPAEIDWAALGVDLVLECSGKFKTRDAVKPYYAAGVRKVVVSAPVKGDALNIVMGVNDDLYDPKVHDLVTAASCTTNCLAPVVKVIHEGIGIDHGMITTIHDVTNTQTVIDKPMKDMRRARSALANLIPTSTGSATAITMIFPELKGKLDGIAVRVPLLNASITDCVFEVSRKTTVEEINGLLRRAADGPLAGILDVEDRPLVSSDFKSDTHSSIIDAPSTMVTDGTQVKIIAWYDNEMGYAHRLYELTEKVARSIN; this is translated from the coding sequence ATGACCGTACGCGTTGCAATCAACGGCTTCGGCCGCATGGGCCGTCTGGCCCTGCGCGCGGCCTGGGGGTTCGATCCGGCCCGGCCGGCCAGCCTGCAAGGCCCCGGCGGGGCCTGGGGCAAGGGCGACATCGACATCGTCCACATCAACGAGCCCGGCGGCACGGCGGAGATGGCGGCACACCTGATGGCGTTCGACAGCGTGCATGGCCGCTGGCCGGTCGCGGCGCGGGCGGACGGCGCGGATGCCGTCGTCCTCGGCAACCGGCGGATCGGATATTCCAGCGCCTCGAAACCGGCTGAAATCGACTGGGCCGCCCTGGGCGTGGATCTGGTGCTGGAATGTTCCGGCAAGTTCAAGACCCGCGACGCCGTGAAGCCCTATTACGCCGCCGGGGTCAGGAAGGTCGTCGTCTCCGCGCCGGTGAAGGGCGACGCGCTCAACATCGTCATGGGCGTCAACGACGATCTCTACGATCCCAAGGTCCACGATCTGGTGACCGCGGCGTCCTGCACCACCAACTGTCTGGCGCCTGTGGTCAAGGTGATCCATGAAGGCATCGGCATCGACCACGGCATGATCACCACCATCCACGACGTCACCAACACGCAGACGGTGATCGACAAGCCCATGAAGGACATGCGCCGGGCGCGCTCGGCGCTCGCCAACCTGATCCCCACCTCGACCGGGTCGGCCACGGCGATCACCATGATCTTCCCGGAACTGAAAGGGAAACTGGACGGCATCGCCGTGCGCGTTCCTCTGCTCAACGCCTCCATCACGGATTGTGTGTTCGAAGTGTCGCGCAAGACGACGGTGGAAGAGATCAATGGCCTGTTGCGCCGGGCGGCCGACGGGCCGCTTGCGGGCATTCTCGATGTCGAGGACCGGCCCCTGGTGTCCAGCGACTTCAAGAGCGACACCCATTCGTCCATCATCGACGCGCCGTCGACCATGGTCACGGACGGCACCCAGGTGAAGATCATCGCCTGGTACGACAACGAGATGGGCTATGCCCACCGCCTGTACGAACTGACGGAGAAGGTGGCGCGGTCGATCAACTGA